One genomic window of Gavia stellata isolate bGavSte3 chromosome 7, bGavSte3.hap2, whole genome shotgun sequence includes the following:
- the INF2 gene encoding inverted formin-2 yields MSVKKEGAHKKWAALKEKLGPQETDQSEANLENAEPELCIRLLQMPSVVNYSGLKKRLENSNDAWMVQFLELCGLDLLLEALDRLSGRGVARISDALLQLTCINCVRAVMNSHKGIEYIVSNEGYVRKLFQALDTTNVMVKKQVFELLAALCIYSSDGHALALDALDHYKSVKNQQYRFSVIMNELSNTDNVPYMVTLLSAINAIILGKEELRTRTQIRNEFIGLQLLDILDKLR; encoded by the exons ATGTCAGTCAAAAAGGAAGGTGCCCACAAGAAGTGGGCTGCCCTGAAGGAGAAACTCGGACCCCAGGAGACCGACCAGTCAGAGGCCAACCTGGAAAATGCAGAGCCAGAGCTGTGCATCCGTCTCCTGCAAATGCCATCGGTGGTGAACTACTCGGGGCTGAAGAAGCGGCTGGAGAACAGCAACGATGCCTGGATGGTCCAGTTCCTGGAGCTGTGTGGGCTGGACCTCCTCCTGGAGGCCCTGGACAGGCTCTCTGGGCGAGGAGTGGCCAGGATTTCTGATGCCTTGCTTCAGCTCACCTGCATTAACTGTGTGCGAGCGGTCATGAACTCCCACAAAGGCATCGAATACATTGTAAGCAATGAGGGCTACGTCAGAAAACTCTTCCAAG cACTTGACACAACTAATGTCATGGTCAAAAAGCAAGTATTTGAGCTCCTGGCTGCACTGTGCATTTACTCATCAGATGGCCACGCTTTGGCTTTGGATGCCCTGGATCATTACAAG AGTGTGAAGAACCAGCAGTATCGATTCAGCGTCATAATGAACGAGCTCTCCAACACAGATAACGTGCCGTACATGGTGACACTGCTGAGTGCTATCAATGCCATCATACTGGGGAAAGAAGAGCTAAGAACAAGGACACAAATCAGAAATGAGTTCATAG GGCTTCAGCTGTTGGATATTTTAGACAAACTAAGGTAA